A window of the Tenebrio molitor chromosome 1, icTenMoli1.1, whole genome shotgun sequence genome harbors these coding sequences:
- the LOC138122437 gene encoding ankyrin-3-like isoform X3 has protein sequence MALGNGNTPNGGVTQEKAPVVNGTNMETLPRAGKQTDPNTAFLRAARANQLDKIQEYLDSGTVRDINTSNANGLNALHLAAKDGHVEIARELLKRGAIVDAATKKGNTALHIASLAGQEEIVRLLVQHNASLNVQSQNGFTPLYMAAQENHDGCVKYLLSKGANQTLATEDGFTPLAVAMQQGHDKVVAVLLENDTRGKVRLPALHIAAKKDDVKAAALLLQNEHNPDITSKSGFTPLHIAAHYGNDKVASLLYDKGADVNYAAKHNITPLHVASKWGKINMVTLLVAKGADIQAKTRDGLTPLHCAARSGHDLVVDMLLENGAPMHAKTKNGLAPLHMAAQGEHVDAARILLYHGAPVDEVTVDYLTALHVAAHCGHVRVAKLLLDRGADPNARALNGFTPLHIACKKNRIKMVELLLKHGASIGATTESGLTPLHVASFMGCMNIVIYLLQHDASPDIPTVRGETPLHLAARANQTDIIRILLRNGAAVDAKAREEQTPLHVASRLGNVDIVMLLLQHGAQPHATTKDLYTPLHIAAKEGQEEVASVLLDNGADLTATTKKGFTPLHLAAKYGHLNVARLLLQRDAPADAQGKNGVTPLHVAAHYDHQPVALLLLDKGASPHAVAKNGHTPLHIAARKNQMDIATTLLEYGAQADAESKAGFTPLHLSAQEGHSDMSSLLLEHQADPNHAAKNGLTPLHLCAQEDRAAVAHLLLRAGAQKDVQTKAGYTPLHVACHHGHVNMVRLLIEQGAEVNPITSAGYTPLHQAAQQGHVLVINLLLKNKANPNAVTNNGQTALGIANKLGYISVVEELKVVTETNITTTTTVNIEEKYKVMAPEAMQETFMSDSEDEGGDDPILGDQQQYKYMTVDDMKSLGDDSMRMDVTHDEKNEYRNSMAPSHISNELIITPAAVKEYYATNTCSVPDNVDINRQPITVGLCRQEWSNLEYSFQLLGPKSQGSGLCRESFLVSFLVDARGGAMRGCRHSGVRVIVPPRCASSPTRITCRYVRPQRTPHPPPLMEGEALASRLLELGPVGAKFLGPVIIEVPHFASLRGKQREIVVLRSDNGETWKEHTLEANEEAIQDVLNHSFDGEELSQIDDLHTNRITRILTNDFPHYFAVVSRIRQEVHAIGPDGGTVSSSAVPLVQAVFPPSALTKKIRVGLQAQAIESELVSKLLGHSVAVSPIVTVEPRRRKFHKAITLSMPAPRAHSQGMINQYSGSAPTLRLLCSITGGQNKAVWEDVTGSTPLSFVKDCVSFTTTVSARFWLMDCRNVSDAARMATDLYTQATHAPFMAKFVVFAKRVNLFESRIRVFCMTDDKEDKTLEHQEHFVEIAKSRDVEVLENKEVFMEFAGNLVPVLQSGEQPRLGFKAFRENRLAFTMRLRDPDEQPLGRIIFMSDSKVAKGEPTQTPLCTLNLVLPKEIRPDRDSQSDLLSLDIDNSFLHHGGISKPDTIHRADFRLSDICNLLDEDWIKLAAELDVAPSDIALIQEEYPSNNPQQAMIMFRLWLRQKANKATGNKLELALKKIGRSDIVAKCICNVELVTDDMEKALAKVRLDQSGFDTLKDELGSSRDASLRRDTSLNKYIKGSQEELDKSDRSSDFHNQNSTDKDLTDTISDYNSFKKDRKLEESIENKLDNRIASPNANQEVMEEITQQLNNLQSTPKLKIDRNANTPPPSPAELHFNKEANFADQLQPSKGTNQPQEEFLTSTPLKMNDSGDTTVDPIAILKMNVNDTLTFLHQERNDFLPEEDIIIPSRKDDHISKKIDLDSINLKSLKKTDDIKNVVQNEVEDVIKKAEDVVNDLKGDAEVAKTKIDKTKDTIEEKTDSLKETADSLFDDSKNVKEDSLDNLESLKDDSVSNAQEKSEEAFKFLENEVSSPSIAVRDNLRDTAAFVQREIDTIVNDDDPVQFDNFCKDERSKSPTKSSIPVAKPRQKIEKEKDIDLLFSYDGRDSVSPTDDDLLSKIPIKGGKVKTIKKHSKDPLKEFVKLSQDVNWDDSDDNITEKFVKNVTDPIVRTTATRITNEPISEKIKTKIPVLHTETLSPTEITERYDVSPKSKIPILKTETTRITSPETTYVERTIISPTQVVETTVVSPGSKVSTKSSTIDSDSDEDSPRTPPLKGILKKTSIRTVGSSSGSDVALHEEGAELSESETEDLYQQDQPHYTETITEEIDPITGAKIMRTVRTVSQTITSSGGRNDEEMRQSMQNVLDQFMSEERNPH, from the exons ACGGATCCGAACACAGCATTCCTGAGGGCAGCAAGGGCAAATCAGTTGGATAAAATTCAAGAATACTTGGATTCAGGCACAGTTAGAGATATTAATACGTCAAATGCC AATGGTCTAAATGCTCTACATCTTGCGGCAAAAGATGGACACGTGGAAATCGCTAGAGAGTTATTAAAACGAGGTGCTATCGTTGATGCTGCCACAAAAAAGGGGAATACTGCTTTGCATATAGCTTCATTAG CTGGACAAGAAGAAATCGTAAGACTATTGGTTCAGCATAATGCTTCTCTTAATGTACAATCACAGAATGGATTTACTCCCCTTTACATGGCTGCTCAAGAAAACCACGATGGATGCGTTAAATATTTGCTATCAAAAGGAGCTAATCAAACTTTAGCGACAGAG gaCGGATTCACACCTCTAGCCGTGGCAATGCAGCAAGGTCACGACAAAGTTGTTGCTGTTTTGCTCGAAAATGACACAAGGGGAAAAGTGAGGTTGCCAGCTTTACACATTGCAGCTAAGAAAGATGATGTTAAAGCTGCCGCATTGTTATTACAA AACGAACATAATCCGGACATAACGTCTAAAAGCGGTTTTACACCACTGCATATAGCGGCTCATTACGGAAACGATAAAGTAGCATCGTTATTATATGACAAGGGAGCTGATGTTAATTACGCAGCGAAACATAATATCACCCCGTTACACGTAGCTAGCAAATGGGGTAAAATTAACATGGTCACTTTATTGGTGGCTAAAGGTGCTGATATTCAAGCAAAAACGCGAGATGGACTCACTCCTTTACACTGTGCCGCTCGGTCTGGTCACGATTTAGTGGTAGATATGTTGTTAGAAAATGGCGCACCTATGCATGCTAAAACGAAG AATGGATTAGCGCCTCTTCACATGGCAGCTCAGGGTGAACACGTTGACGCAGCTAGAATTTTGTTGTATCACGGTGCTCCAGTAGATGAAGTGACCGTTGACTATCTGACTGCCCTTCATGTAGCAGCCCACTGTGGACACGTTAGAGTAGCAAAATTACTACTGGACCGCGGTGCCGATCCAAACGCTAGAGCTTTGAACGGTTTTACACCTTTACACATTGCTTGCAAGAAAAATAGAATCAAAATGGTGGAACTTCTGTTGAAACACGGTGCAA gTATAGGTGCTACAACGGAGAGTGGCTTAACACCTCTCCATGTTGCCAGTTTTATGGGGTGCATGAACATTGTGATCTACTTACTCCAACATGATGCTAGTCCAGACATTCCAACTGTACGAGGGGAAACTCCTCTACATTTAGCGGCTAGAGCTAATCAG accGATATTATTCGCATATTGTTAAGAAATGGTGCAGCTGTTGACGCTAAAGCCAGAGAAGAACAAACACCTCTCCATGTAGCGTCCAGACTTGGAAATGTTGATATCGTTATGTTACTTCTGCAACATGGTGCTCAGCCTCACGCCACGACAAAAGATCTGTACACGCCGTTGCACATAGCAGCAAAAGAAGGACAAGAAGAA gTTGCCTCTGTTTTGCTTGACAACGGCGCTGATCTGActgcaacaacaaaaaaaggcTTCACTCCGTTACATTTGGCTGCCAAGTATGGGCACTTAAACGTAGCGAGATTACTGTTACAAAGAGATGCTCCCGCTGATGCACAAGGGAAAAATGGAGTTACACCTCTACACGTAGCCGCTCATTATGATCATCAGCCTGTTGCTTTGTTGTTGTTGGATAAAGGTGCTTCTCCACATGCAGTCGCGAAGAACGGTCATACGCCGTTACACATTGCTGCTCGTAAAAATCAG ATGGACATTGCCACAACATTGTTGGAATATGGCGCTCAAGCAGATGCTGAATCTAAAGCTGGTTTTACACCGCTACATCTAAGTGCTCAAGAGGGTCATTCAGATATGTCTTCTTTGTTGCTGGAACATCAAGCCGATCCTAATCACGCAGCAAAG AATGGATTAACACCGTTGCATCTGTGCGCTCAAGAAGATAGAGCGGCCGTTGCCCACTTATTACTGAGAGCAGGCGCACAAAAAGATGTACAAACTAAAGCTGGATACACTCCACTTCACGTAGCTTGCCACCATGGTCACGTAAATATGGTGCGGTTGCTCATAGAACAAGGTGCTGAGGTGAATCCAATAACTAGCGCTGGGTACACACCCCTGCACCAAGCAGCTCAACAGGGCCACGTTTTAGTTATTAATTTGCTGTTGAAAAACAAAGCAAATCCGAATGCAGTGACAAAT AACGGACAAACTGCTTTAGGTATTGCAAATAAATTAGGATACATCAGCGTAGTTGAAGAGCTGAAAGTTGTTACTGAAACTAATATTACGACGACGACAACAGTAAATATTGAAGAAAAGTACAAAGTAATGGCCCCTGAAGCAATGCAGGAAACGTTCATGTCAGATTCTGAAGATGAAGGAG GTGATGATCCAATACTTGGTGATCAGCAACAATACAAGTACATGACAGTTGATGATATGAAATCACTTGGAGACGATTCGATGCGAATGGATGTGACACACGACGAAAAAAATGAGTATAGGAATTCTATGG CTCCGTCACATATTAGTAACGAGCTTATAATTACTCCTGCTGCTGTAAAGGAATATTATGCGACTAATACATGTTCAGTGCCTGATAATGTGGACATCAACCGCCAACCAATTACTGTTGG CTTATGCAGACAAGAGTGGTCCAATCTAGAATATTCCTTTCAACTTCTGGGTCCCAAAAGTCAAGGATCGGGTCTATGCAGAGAAAG CTTCTTGGTGTCTTTCTTGGTGGACGCAAGAGGGGGCGCAATGAGAGGATGTCGACACTCAGGCGTGCGAGTTATTGTACCTCCTCGTTGTGCCTCAAGTCCAACAAGGATCACTTGTCGATATGTTCGCCCCCAAAGAACGCCTCATCCTCCACCTTTAATGGAGGGAGAAGCATTGGCTAGCAGGCTTTTGGAACTTGGCCCTGTCGGTGCCAAATTTTTAGG aCCAGTTATTATCGAAGTACCACATTTCGCATCTTTAAGGGGTAAACAACGTGAAATTGTAGTTCTTCGCTCAGACAACGGTGAAACTTGGAAAGAACATACTTTAGAGGCTAACGAAGAGGCGATTCAGGATGTTTTAAATCACAGTTTCGATGGAGAAG agtTGAGTCAAATTGACGATCTTCATACAAACCGAATTACAAGAATTTTAACGAACGATTTTCCACATTATTTTGCTGTCGTGTCTAGAATTAGACAAGAAGTTCACGCGATAGGTCCAGATGGCGGTACTGTCTCTAGTAGCGCCGTTCCTCTTGTTCAAGCAGTCTTCCCGCCCAGtgcattgacaaaaaaaattcgcgTCGGCCTTCAA gcGCAAGCTATCGAATCCGAATTAGTTTCTAAGTTGTTAGGACATAGCGTGGCAGTTTCGCCGATCGTAACAGTCGAACCAAGAAGACGCAAGTTCCACAAAGCTATCACCTTAAGTATGCCAGCTCCTAGGGCACATTCTCAAGGAATGATCAATCAGTATTCTGGATCCGCACCAACATTGCGACTATTGTGTTCCATAACAG GGGGTCAAAACAAGGCAGTTTGGGAAGACGTCACTGGCTCAACCCCATTGTCGTTTGTGAAAGACTGCGTGTCATTTACGACCACCGTATCGGCACGCTTCTGGCTGATGGATTGCAGAAATGTGTCCGACGCGGCCAGAATGGCAACAGATTTATACACACAG GCGACGCACGCACCTTTCATGGCAAAGTTCGTTGTTTTCGCCAAAAGAGTCAACCTTTTTGAATCCAGAATTCGCGTATTCTGCATGACCGACGACAAAGAAGACAAGACATTGGAACACCAGGAACATTTCGTCGAGATTGCGAAAAGTAGAGACGTGGAAGTGCTAGAGAACAAGGAAGTGTTTATGGAGTTTGCCGGTAATCTAGTGCCGGTTTTACAATCCGGCGAGCAACCCAGATTAGGATTTAAGGCATTCAGGGAGAATCGACTTGCTTTTACCATGCGCCTTAGAGATCCT GATGAGCAACCGCTGGGACGCATTATTTTCATGAGTGATTCCAAAGTGGCGAAAGGGGAGCCAACTCAGACTCCGCTCTGCACTCTCAATCTTGTTTTACCCAAGGAGATACGTCCAGATCGCGACTCGCAATCAGATTTACTCTCTCTAGACATTGATAACAGTTTCTTACACCACGGTGGCATAA GTAAACCGGATACGATTCATCGGGCCGACTTCAGACTGTCGGACATTTGTAATCTTTTGGATGAAGATTGGATAAAGCTTGCGGCCGAACTAGATGTCGCTCCGTCAGATATTGCCTTGATACAAGAGGAATACCCGAGCAATAATCCCCAACAAGCTATGATAATGTTCCGGTTGTGGTTAAGACAAAAGGCCAATAAAGCCACAG GAAACAAATTGGaattggcgttgaaaaaaattggacgGTCGGATATTGTGGCCAAGTGTATTTGCAACGTCGAACTTGTTACCGATGACATGGAGAAAGCTCTCGCCAAAGTGCGTTTAGATCAATCGGGCTTCGATACGCTCAAAGATGAACTCGGTTCTTCACGAGATGCTTCACTGAGACGCGATACGAGTTTGAATAAGTACATCAAAGGAAGTCAGGAGGAGCTCGATAAGAGCGATAGGAGca GCGACTTTCACAATCAAAATTCGACCGACAAGGACCTAACAGACACGATCAGCGATTATAATTCGTTCAAGAAAGATAGAAAATTGGAAGAATcgatagaaaataaattagataACAGAATTGCATCTCCCAATGCTAATCAAGAAGTAATGGAGGAGATAACTCAACAACTGAACAACCTTCAGTCAACacctaaattgaaaattgataGGAATGCGAACACACCCCCGCCGAGTCCTGCAGAATTGCATTTCAATAAAGAAGCGAATTTTGCAGATCAGCTACAACCATCGAAAG GAACCAACCAACCTCAAGAAGAATTTCTAACTTCCACTCCTTTGAAAATGAACGATTCCGGTGATACAACTGTAGATCCTATAGCCATTCTTAAAATGAACGTAAATGAtactttaacatttttacatcAGGAACGTAATGATTTTTTACCAGAAGAAGATATTATAATACCGAGTCGAAAAGACGatcatatttcaaaaaaaatcgatcTTGACAGCATTAATTTAAAGTCTCTGAAAAAAACAGACgatattaaaaatgttgtacagAACGAAGTCGAGGACGTAATTAAAAAGGCTGAAGATGTTGTTAACGATTTGAAAGGTGACGCGGAAGTTGCCaagacaaaaattgacaaaactAAAGATACCATTGAGGAAAAGACGGACAGTCTCAAAGAAAcagctgacagtttatttGACGATTCTAAGAATGTAAAGGAAGATTCTCTGGACAATTTGGAAAGTTTGAAGGATGATTCAGTTTCAAATGCACAAGAAAAAAGTGAGGAAGCATTTAAGTTTCTCGAAAATGAAGTCAGCAGCCCTTCGATTGCAGTGAGAGATAATTTAAGAGACACTGCTGCTTTTGTCCAACGGGAAATCGACACGATTGTAAATGACGATGATCCGGTTCAGTTCGATAATTTCTGTAAAGATGAACGTTCAAAAAGTCCCACGAAAAGTTCCATACCTGTAGCCAAACCTAggcaaaaaattgaaaaagaaaaagatataGATCTTTTGTTTTCTTATGACGGAAGAGATTCAGTGTCACCAACTGACGACGATTTATTGAGTAAAATACCCATAAAAGGCGGAAAAGTGAAAACgataaaaaaacattcaaaagATCCGCTAAAAGAGTTCGTTAAACTTTCTCAAGATGTAAATTGGGACGACAGCGATGACAATATAAcggaaaaatttgtaaaaaacgtAACCGATCCTATAGTAAGGACAACAGCAACGAGAATAACGAACGAACCCATTTctgagaaaataaaaactaaaattccTGTGCTTCACACGGAAACGCTGTCTCCGACTGAAATAACCGAACGATACGACGTATCTCCGAAAAGTAAAATTCCCATattaaaaacagaaacaaCTAGAATAACCTCACCAGAAACGACATACGTCGAACGAACGATAATATCACCGACTCAAGTTGTTGAAACTACGGTAGTATCTCCCGGTTCGAAAGTTTCGACAAAGAGTAGTACTATCGATTCGGATTCGGACGAAGATAGTCCGAGAACTCCACCTTTGAAAGGAATTTTGAAGAAGACTAGCATCAGAACTGTCGGCAGTTCAAGTGGTTCTGACGTGGCGCTTCACGAAGAAGGTGCGGAATTGAGTGAAAGTGAAACAG AGGATTTGTACCAACAAGATCAACCGCACTATACTGAAACAATAACAGAAGAGATCGACCCAATAACTGGAGCAAA AATTATGCGAACCGTTCGAACCGTAAGTCAAACCATCACATCGTCAGGGGGAAGAAATGATGAAGAAATGCGCCAATCAATGCAAAACGTTTTGGATCAATTCATGTCGGAGGAGAGAAACCCTCATTAA